A stretch of the Acyrthosiphon pisum isolate AL4f chromosome A2, pea_aphid_22Mar2018_4r6ur, whole genome shotgun sequence genome encodes the following:
- the LOC100165384 gene encoding serine/threonine-protein kinase 3-like: MVNLYMIFIYCSEMKKLSEESLAKQPEEVFDIICKLGEGSYGSVFKALHKESGKVVAIKQVSVDTDIQEMLKEISIMQQCYSPYIVKYYGSYFKNTDLWIIMEYCGAGSVYDIMRLRKKTLSEDEIATILSDSLKGLEYLHIRRQIHRDIKAGNILLNSEGHAKLADFGVSGQLNDIMAKRNTVIGSPFWMAPEVIQEIGYNCVADIWSLGITALEMAEGKPPYSDLNSVRALFIIPTKPPPSFQEPDKWSPEFIDFVSQCLIKNPEERATATKMLKHEFIGNPKPPEILSQMIAEARENQILRCNASCLVKSAESEDPKVISLDE; the protein is encoded by the exons ATGGTTAACTTatacatgatttttatttactgtaGTGAAATGAAAAAATTGTCTGAAGAAAGCTTGGCCAAGCAGCCGGAAGAAGTGTTTGACATAATTTGTAAACTTGGAGAAGG ATCCTATGGAAGTGTATTTAAAGCACTTCACAAAGAATCTGGTAAAGTAGTTGCTATTAAGCAAGTATCGGTTGACACTGATATTCAAGAAATGTTAAAAGAAATATCCATTATGCAACAATGCTATAGCccctatatagttaaatactaTGGTTCATATTTTAAGAATACTGATTTAtgg ATTATTATGGAATATTGTGGTGCTGGTTCAGTATATGATATCATGAGATTAAGAAAAAAGACACTGTCAGAAGACGAAATAGCTACTATATTGTCAGATTCACTTAAAGGACTAGAGTACTTACATATAAGGAGACAAATACACAGAGATATTAAAGCtggaaatatattgttaaactcTGAAGGACATGCTAAACTAGCTGATTTTGGGGTTTCTGGACAGCTGAAT gataTAATGGCCAAAAGAAATACTGTAATAGGATCTCCATTTTGGATGGCACCTGAAGTTATTCAAGAAATAGGATACAATTGTGTTGCTGATATATGGAGcttag gaataACTGCATTGGAAATGGCTGAAGGTAAGCCTCCATACAGTGATCTGAATTCAGTGCGCGCCTTATTCATAATACCAACTAAACCACCGCCTTCGTTTCAAGAACCAGATAAGTGGTCCCCAGAATTCATCGATTTCGTTAGTCAATGTCTAATCAAAAACCCAGAGGAACGAGCAACAGccacaaaaatgttaaaacatgaatttattg GTAACCCAAAGCCACCAGAAATTTTAAGTCAAATGATTGCTGAAGCAAGAGAAAATCAAATTCTCCGTTGTAATGCATCATGTTTAGTAAAATCAGCTGAATCCGAAGATCCTAAAGTAATTTCCTTGGATGAgtaa
- the LOC103310035 gene encoding serine/threonine-protein kinase 3-like, with product MIVDDSTLLPDKSKGTSLKSNSLVEEFRTMVINSDGEDDSTMNRLDTGPEELIKPSRKKYRPMYLDHIHKKIELKNDNFDVGNKFFGDRLDSAQDVSQIDESEKTRTLNQFPMPQINCKPDGNLPTDFHQNQYNKPTVDGDFGFLKFLSFDDLQQRMSNLDSEMEHEIDELRRRYQIKRKPILDAMDKKRNRQRFF from the exons ATGATAGTAGATGATAGTACCCTTTTACCAGATAAATCAAAAGGGAcaagtttaaaaagtaattcaTTAGTAGAAGAATTTAGAACAATGGTAATTAATAGTGACGGAGAAGATGATTCCACAATGAATA GGCTTGATACAGGACCTGAAGAATTAATAAAACCTTCTCGTAAAAAGTATAGACCCATGTACCTGgatcatattcataaaaaaattgagttaaaa aatgaTAATTTTGATGTGGGAAACAAATTTTTTGGTGATAGATTAGATTCTGCTCAAGATGTTTCTcaa ATTGACGAATCTGAAAAAACTAGGACTTTAAATCAATTTCCTATGCCGCAAATAAATTGCAAACCTGATGGTAATCTACCAACAGATTTTCATCAAAACCAATACAACAAACCAACTGTTGATGGAGACTTTGGTTTT ttgaagTTTTTGAGCTTTGATGACTTGCAACAAAGAATGTCCAATTTGGATTCTGAAATGGAACATGAAATTGATGAGCTACGACGTCGTTATCAAATAAAACGCAAACCAATACTAGATGCTATGGATAAGAAGCGTAATCGACAACGattcttttga